attaaaaattcacaaattcacGAACACGATACGTTTacttattcatattttttcgaaagttatcacaattttttcctgttttccgTAACCCTGTCTGTTGAGACTTAAGAGTTCCGTGCACATTGAGTTggtgttttgaaataattttgagaaagGAGATAGGGAAGTTATGTGTATTGTGGgtctctctgaaaattttttctgtcgGTTATTTGTGTGAAAGTACAAGGTTACCAATATACCGGAATAATGCTAAAGTATATGCTGACCTACTTTCACAAAACTTTTCGCTAGCTTCTACTTCAGCTATAATAACTCACGAACCATGGTTTCCTTAACTTGATTAAAAagcaaacatttaaaatatttaaattgatAGTTCGGAAACTAGTTTAAGAATTCAAggcagttttcaatttaaaaattgaatgacaTACGCTGCCAAAGTgcatttgtttcaatttctaaatCAGCTGATAATGATTTCCACTGATAAGAAAGTctcattgttcttttttcgatattttcatcTTCAAAAGTACCCACTTTCTTTAAAATGCGTCGTTCCTTCTATGCGTCTTCAACAGAAAACGTAAGTCTCTCATACTTTCGGTTGTCATAATGTTTGGGTCACTCACTAAAACCGAAGGGCCTTCCTCATCTCTTTGTATACACTTTGGCTCGTTGCCAGGGCACGAAAACTGACCAACGTCTGTGTTTTTTCGAATGtatacaattttctgaaatgattTATTCTGGCACCTTTGATAAAGCTGTTAGGAAAAAAGCAAATAAACGCTTGTTGATTCcttttataattgtttttaattttaaaaagttttaaaattaaattggtaACAGTGAACTTTAAGAATTGCATATATTTTTGCATGCATTTcttgctgaaattttattttaaaatttcattttacaaAGTTCCCAAATCAAGCTGTTATCTTCATACTTTGTAAGTGTGGATCAgggaaaaacttaaaacttgGGTGTTTGAAAAGGTGTTTttgaacaaactttttttctgaatccCAGTTCATTAAGATCAACCCCTAGAATTGTTCCTTTGATTTTGTTCTTTCGACTTTGGAGCAGTCCAGGTGTTTCCAGGAAAATCTCACATCCTAGTTTACGCAAAAAGTAATTTGAACCCACGATCAATCATACGATGATTAGAAAGTTGCGTACGAGCACGTAGTCTCtggattaaaaaataaatcatattAGAAACCTTCTGTTGACAAATTTATTTATCCATTGCTGGATATCTAGATACAGTATATTCAAATGAAAACCAATTTGGCTCAGGTTAGTGTCATATAacgctttgaaatttttacagggtaaaacattttgttgttCTCGTTTCCGATGtcataaaacataaaataaataaaaaagattatAGTACTTTGACGTTGCATCAAAGGTTATTCGTTCTCTCTTTTATatcgattgaaaaatgagtagTGTGAAATCTTGTGTAATAAATGATGATTCATTGAGTCGAGGTCACAGCAATGCGATAGAAATAtccctaaaatttgaaatttaacctttttttagatttaaataaaaatgtctaGATCTTTTACTGAATGCATGGTTATCtttaaactggaaaaatgtttacatTTCGTTGGGAACGTTACCatgtatttcaaaaagtcgCTCTCAAATAATTTACATATTATTGTTGGTtatcttttacttttttgacattttttagtgttaagcctaaaaaactttttttgaactcttttaaaaattttcaaatttgttctaTCAAAACTATCAATATCAAGTCTTTTTGCTGCAGTTTACTCTCATCTGCTCTCAAATATAGTGAAATTACTTAGCTTTCGATTTAGCCTTTTTCCTTTCATTCACAGGCTACACAAGTTTTCTGACAAGTAGCCACATTCTGGGCACTTGATTATGTTCCAATCATATTCGAATATTTAcattttgcccaaattttatttattatgaCTTTCAGACCCCAATGATGATGACCCAAGCAAGGGTGCTCTCAACTGGAACAACAGATAATGGAACCATACGATATGATGGTAAGTAATTGATATTACTTACTTTCTGTTATCATTGATAAGATATGTTTCAGAAGTTCCTGGTACTTTTTTGGTTCCTCcttcgaaagttttttttttatcggAGATCattttaacaactttttcttcccttacaataattttgaccccaaaaatttgaacttccttcattttaaaattcttctaATATTTGCTAGCCGTTCTCTATCGTTCTCACCGTTAAATCAATCTAAATCAAATAATAGACACTTATTATCTCTAGATCACTCATCAATTTCTATTCTGTCTTTTCCTTTgattttctgatcattttttgttgaaaaatctattataagaatttttgttgcaagaagaataacttttttcccTTGAGTTCTGATCCTCGTAGTCAGGAAGCTCAGacagttttttccagaaaatgctcaaaaatcatTGGCAAACATAATGACTATCATTATTTATTACAGAAGTCGACGAAACAAAAAGGTGGTTCAATCGTAGATTCTGTTTTCTGACCGTAATTGGAATTGCTGTATTACTTCTTGCAATGGTTGTAATTGTCGTAATTGTACTTCTTTTGACACAATTGAAGGCGGCTAAttcaaatgctcaaaatgCTATGAGTTCTTCTAAAGTTCAATTGGAGGAATTGACTAGGGTGAGTAATAATTCTCAATAAATGAAATGttcaatattcaaataatattctcatgagtttccttttttgattgattttttttcacaagagCTTAAAAGtgaattagatttttttaaaataatatttcttgcaaaaatctcaaattttgctaacTTGTCTTTGccgaatcatttttttcagcgagGTTTTTTTCAGCGAGCCCAAAGGCACGAACTTAAATGTGAAACTTTAACTGAGTTCagcacgtttttttttgcattttttctatgaatttgTAAACCgccaaacttaaaaaattttaagagttttcattatgaaatttatcattttggtattatttaaaaattaaaaaacagtattattttaaaatttcgctAGTCCACCTGTAAcgacaataaaaaaacaattaaactaAACTTCATCTCAGAAACTATCACAGCCATTAGAACAGCTTGGACCAACACTTGAGCGATTATCAAACATGCCCGGATTCCCGATGGGACCATCTCCAACCACTCAAACTCCTCCAGGAGTCCCTCCTATAAGTCCCATTGTGACTGGTCCAAATACTACTCCTGAATCTCCAAGACGATCCCCAAAGGCTAGATACGAGTGGAAAGGCTGccaaaatttgggaaaatgtgAACTTTCTGGGTTAGTAATTCTAACAGCATTGAGTTTATTTactacaattttttctgtaatttcagATACACCAAGCCTCCTCTTGTAATTTTAAGTCTGGATGGTTTTGCGCGAGAATACGTGGATAGAAATATAGTTCAAACTTTAAATCATATTGCTGATTGTGGAGTGAAAGCTGACAAAGTTTACCCTTCATATCCATCTAAAACATTTCCGAATCACTATTCAATTGTGACGGGACTTTGGCCTGAATCTCACGGAATAACTGATAACAGCGTTTTTGATCCAACTATTTCACCAGTTTTGGAGTCTatgaaaagtacaaaatatgaaaagttttttgaaggtGAACCGGTGAGTTTAAACTTATTAGAAATTATATTTACATGTAAAATGTCTTTACtaaatattgttttgtttgtaaatcgaatttttttcatttagatCTGGTCAGTATACAAACGTAAAACTGGGAAGAAAGCCAATTGTTTGTTTTGGGTGGGATGTGCGTATAACAATAGTGGATATGCACCTGATGTTGCACCTGCTTATAATCAAGAACTTCCCTTCAGAAATCGAATTGATACAGTTGTTGAATGGTTGAAGCTTCCAGTTGATGAACGTCCTGGACTGATAACTGCTTATCTTCATGAACCAGATAATGCTGGGCATTATCAAGTTGATGAAGAAGATGTTGATGAAAAACTtgcagaaattgatgaaaatttggattattTAATGAGCAGACTTAGTGAAGAAAAACTTCTCGAGTGTATTAATTTTGCAATACTTTCGGATCATGGTGAGActacaaaaattcacatttcaatatcatattattttaatttaggaATGCAATTGATTGATAAAACATACTATTTTCAAGATTATCTCGATTTAAAAGGTCTTATCACTGCAAAGGGAGTTGTTGGCAGAGTTTATATTAATGATACCAGTTAGTTTTAAAACCTCACAAAAGTgcattaaaacaattattttagcTATTTCCGTAAATGACGTGGTGGACAAGTTTCGGTGTAAAATTGACACCGTTAAAACAAATACAAGATCAGATGTTCCAACAAGAAAACATTATTCAAGGGATCCGAGGGTTGGGGAAGTTTTATTAGAAGGAAGGGCTGGAGTTACTTTTTacaagtttgtttttttttctaaaaaaaatttgaatccgaaacaatattttttgactgaattttTGGAGGAATTTTAATACGAAATCAATGTTCAAACGTTTCTGAACAGTACATTTCATTTTACAATCTATATACATAGTTAAGGGTGGAATATTTTGAGAAGGAAATGAGCTTTAAAACAACccaatatttgaaattaaaaatgacacaaaaaatGTCTACGAAATAGAAaccaatttagaaaaatccaactattatcaattttattttggaattcaatttcagaagtAAAGCTGACGATTATGAACTATCCGGAGACCATGGATACGATTATTTCAATCCAAAAATGCATACAATTTTCTATGCACGAGGACCATCATTTAAACAAAACACAACTATCAGTCcttatcaaaatattcaatataTGAATCTTTGGATGAATCTTCTTGGAATTGAAGGTGCTGTTGAAACAAATGGAactattggattttttgacaaCATACTCACGAATCCACCGAGAAGAGACAATCCAACTAATGTGATTGGGTGAGATAAGATTTTGACTACAAACtaataaatattgaaagtgTTCAGTGAATGTCCAATGATTGCTTTTCCATCGGTTCTTAAGTGTTCTGGAAACGTTTCAGCTGAAACtttggtatttttattttatttttctaatactGAATTAATTTACATTTAGAACCAACTATCAGTGAAACTTACAAACTGTGCATTCTCCCCAACAAATATTCCATTGTACTCTGACaatcattgttttcaaaactattgtGATAATTCTGTCATTGTGTCTCGTAAGGGAAATGATGCTCGGCGAGCAATAATTGAAGTCTTATCAAGAGATGAAGCTTCGAACCcttcaaatttcacttttctcaATGCAAAATATCAATCTAATTGTCCGAGCCATATTCCGACGGGAAGTCTAACGATACGTCAAAATTCacgtaagtttttatttgcaatttgTTTTCTCTTAAATTCGACTTTCAGAACTCAGCAGTATGGTCGATGAGCGCATCGATGTtccaaataactttttattgaGTGAGTATATTGTCTGTATAATtgtttcattctttttttcagaagtacTAGATCCACTACAAGCAAAATCGATGGaatatttaaacaaatttgggaaaatgtACGTAATATCGGGAACTGCAACGGATATTAATCATGACGGAATTGCTGATTCAAATGGGTTAGTTATTCCAAGTTGATGtaaaaaggtagtcaaagcgATAGGTAGAGACGCTTCTCAGTCCCAATTTTAGAGAAtggactttttggaatttctgatTGTGAGGGAACACTCAGAGAAATGAAATTACGATATCTAGTTAGTGTTAACAAAATACAACTAAAAGAAAACTGATAGAttattgaatattgaaaaatcagagaaattgagggatataatttcagatcagTCATCACACATATCTATCGAATTATGTTGATCTGCAATTCCACGTGGCTTTTGATGAATCCTCCACTTTGCACAGATTCAGATTCAATGGACACattatcttttatttttccaataaccGAACAATCAACTATAGATTGCATGGTCAgtcaattatttcatttttgtttaatttcaaaactaaattttaagaGCTCGGATGACATTCTTCTTGACTACACAGCGACGATTTTTGATGTTGAAAGAATATCTGGTTTCCAATTCGGTATTG
This is a stretch of genomic DNA from Caenorhabditis elegans chromosome V. It encodes these proteins:
- the enpp-1 gene encoding Ectonucleotide pyrophosphatase/phosphodiesterase C27A7.1 (Confirmed by transcript evidence); the encoded protein is MRRSFYASSTENTPMMMTQARVLSTGTTDNGTIRYDEVDETKRWFNRRFCFLTVIGIAVLLLAMVVIVVIVLLLTQLKAANSNAQNAMSSSKVQLEELTRKLSQPLEQLGPTLERLSNMPGFPMGPSPTTQTPPGVPPISPIVTGPNTTPESPRRSPKARYEWKGCQNLGKCELSGYTKPPLVILSLDGFAREYVDRNIVQTLNHIADCGVKADKVYPSYPSKTFPNHYSIVTGLWPESHGITDNSVFDPTISPVLESMKSTKYEKFFEGEPIWSVYKRKTGKKANCLFWVGCAYNNSGYAPDVAPAYNQELPFRNRIDTVVEWLKLPVDERPGLITAYLHEPDNAGHYQVDEEDVDEKLAEIDENLDYLMSRLSEEKLLECINFAILSDHGMQLIDKTYYFQDYLDLKGLITAKGVVGRVYINDTTISVNDVVDKFRCKIDTVKTNTRSDVPTRKHYSRDPRVGEVLLEGRAGVTFYKSKADDYELSGDHGYDYFNPKMHTIFYARGPSFKQNTTISPYQNIQYMNLWMNLLGIEGAVETNGTIGFFDNILTNPPRRDNPTNVIGECPMIAFPSVLKCSGNVSAETLNQLSVKLTNCAFSPTNIPLYSDNHCFQNYCDNSVIVSRKGNDARRAIIEVLSRDEASNPSNFTFLNAKYQSNCPSHIPTGSLTIRQNSQLSSMVDERIDVPNNFLLKVLDPLQAKSMEYLNKFGKMYVISGTATDINHDGIADSNGSVITHIYRIMLICNSTWLLMNPPLCTDSDSMDTLSFIFPITEQSTIDCMSSDDILLDYTATIFDVERISGFQFGIGALSQNQNTIIRRKISTKLW
- the enpp-1 gene encoding Ectonucleotide pyrophosphatase/phosphodiesterase C27A7.1 (Confirmed by transcript evidence) translates to MKTNLAQTPMMMTQARVLSTGTTDNGTIRYDEVDETKRWFNRRFCFLTVIGIAVLLLAMVVIVVIVLLLTQLKAANSNAQNAMSSSKVQLEELTRKLSQPLEQLGPTLERLSNMPGFPMGPSPTTQTPPGVPPISPIVTGPNTTPESPRRSPKARYEWKGCQNLGKCELSGYTKPPLVILSLDGFAREYVDRNIVQTLNHIADCGVKADKVYPSYPSKTFPNHYSIVTGLWPESHGITDNSVFDPTISPVLESMKSTKYEKFFEGEPIWSVYKRKTGKKANCLFWVGCAYNNSGYAPDVAPAYNQELPFRNRIDTVVEWLKLPVDERPGLITAYLHEPDNAGHYQVDEEDVDEKLAEIDENLDYLMSRLSEEKLLECINFAILSDHGMQLIDKTYYFQDYLDLKGLITAKGVVGRVYINDTTISVNDVVDKFRCKIDTVKTNTRSDVPTRKHYSRDPRVGEVLLEGRAGVTFYKSKADDYELSGDHGYDYFNPKMHTIFYARGPSFKQNTTISPYQNIQYMNLWMNLLGIEGAVETNGTIGFFDNILTNPPRRDNPTNVIGECPMIAFPSVLKCSGNVSAETLNQLSVKLTNCAFSPTNIPLYSDNHCFQNYCDNSVIVSRKGNDARRAIIEVLSRDEASNPSNFTFLNAKYQSNCPSHIPTGSLTIRQNSQLSSMVDERIDVPNNFLLKVLDPLQAKSMEYLNKFGKMYVISGTATDINHDGIADSNGSVITHIYRIMLICNSTWLLMNPPLCTDSDSMDTLSFIFPITEQSTIDCMSSDDILLDYTATIFDVERISGFQFGIGALSQNQNTIIRRKISTKLW
- the enpp-1 gene encoding Ectonucleotide pyrophosphatase/phosphodiesterase C27A7.1 (Confirmed by transcript evidence), whose amino-acid sequence is MMMTQARVLSTGTTDNGTIRYDEVDETKRWFNRRFCFLTVIGIAVLLLAMVVIVVIVLLLTQLKAANSNAQNAMSSSKVQLEELTRKLSQPLEQLGPTLERLSNMPGFPMGPSPTTQTPPGVPPISPIVTGPNTTPESPRRSPKARYEWKGCQNLGKCELSGYTKPPLVILSLDGFAREYVDRNIVQTLNHIADCGVKADKVYPSYPSKTFPNHYSIVTGLWPESHGITDNSVFDPTISPVLESMKSTKYEKFFEGEPIWSVYKRKTGKKANCLFWVGCAYNNSGYAPDVAPAYNQELPFRNRIDTVVEWLKLPVDERPGLITAYLHEPDNAGHYQVDEEDVDEKLAEIDENLDYLMSRLSEEKLLECINFAILSDHGMQLIDKTYYFQDYLDLKGLITAKGVVGRVYINDTTISVNDVVDKFRCKIDTVKTNTRSDVPTRKHYSRDPRVGEVLLEGRAGVTFYKSKADDYELSGDHGYDYFNPKMHTIFYARGPSFKQNTTISPYQNIQYMNLWMNLLGIEGAVETNGTIGFFDNILTNPPRRDNPTNVIGECPMIAFPSVLKCSGNVSAETLNQLSVKLTNCAFSPTNIPLYSDNHCFQNYCDNSVIVSRKGNDARRAIIEVLSRDEASNPSNFTFLNAKYQSNCPSHIPTGSLTIRQNSQLSSMVDERIDVPNNFLLKVLDPLQAKSMEYLNKFGKMYVISGTATDINHDGIADSNGSVITHIYRIMLICNSTWLLMNPPLCTDSDSMDTLSFIFPITEQSTIDCMSSDDILLDYTATIFDVERISGFQFGIGALSQNQNTIIRRKISTKLW
- the enpp-1 gene encoding NUC domain-containing protein (Confirmed by transcript evidence), which codes for MVVIVVIVLLLTQLKAANSNAQNAMSSSKVQLEELTRKLSQPLEQLGPTLERLSNMPGFPMGPSPTTQTPPGVPPISPIVTGPNTTPESPRRSPKARYEWKGCQNLGKCELSGYTKPPLVILSLDGFAREYVDRNIVQTLNHIADCGVKADKVYPSYPSKTFPNHYSIVTGLWPESHGITDNSVFDPTISPVLESMKSTKYEKFFEGEPIWSVYKRKTGKKANCLFWVGCAYNNSGYAPDVAPAYNQELPFRNRIDTVVEWLKLPVDERPGLITAYLHEPDNAGHYQVDEEDVDEKLAEIDENLDYLMSRLSEEKLLECINFAILSDHGMQLIDKTYYFQDYLDLKGLITAKGVVGRVYINDTTISVNDVVDKFRCKIDTVKTNTRSDVPTRKHYSRDPRVGEVLLEGRAGVTFYKSKADDYELSGDHGYDYFNPKMHTIFYARGPSFKQNTTISPYQNIQYMNLWMNLLGIEGAVETNGTIGFFDNILTNPPRRDNPTNVIGECPMIAFPSVLKCSGNVSAETLNQLSVKLTNCAFSPTNIPLYSDNHCFQNYCDNSVIVSRKGNDARRAIIEVLSRDEASNPSNFTFLNAKYQSNCPSHIPTGSLTIRQNSQLSSMVDERIDVPNNFLLKVLDPLQAKSMEYLNKFGKMYVISGTATDINHDGIADSNGSVITHIYRIMLICNSTWLLMNPPLCTDSDSMDTLSFIFPITEQSTIDCMSSDDILLDYTATIFDVERISGFQFGIGALSQNQNTIIRRKISTKLW